In the genome of Pseudorasbora parva isolate DD20220531a chromosome 10, ASM2467924v1, whole genome shotgun sequence, one region contains:
- the asxl2 gene encoding putative Polycomb group protein ASXL2 isoform X3 — protein sequence MHSNRGNSCRIKYLPAKLQSQPSSPQSRCSSPSVSSSKLMSPSQKHSKKALKQALKQQQQRNQRRQCGIPNASSPRLLLKTVKDMARDSSKTSWEMKQTERCPASPQNSTSSSSSSVKADVCHPTGARKVTQRSSRLSARQLRRTRCEIDVETPDSILVNTNLRALINKHTFSLLPTDCQQKLLKMLPEVDQQASMDGALKVTSSALNNEFFTSAAQSWKERLSEGEFTPELRLRMRQEIEKEKKVELWKEHFFESYYGEHSGLSIDESKELTEAMDIPEPATSSVLSEKPEIVKETQKINLVTEVIHMELRSRDVKSTVTHAPPEEPVKPPSSVQSHLSLNTRKDTQEELTLESSVQKAVDHKPVSEKKLENEITCKTPVSPIEAIVTCLKEKETQTTKEESPMGKAGPITESNKAGSPITAVTSEPLKRKLSAELDTELRTEKKPRVSLSEMSSTVTAKEKLEQRVPPLKIPVSRILSAPASMEQVSPRTPVPLTPPSIRPGRTGARTLADIKAKAQLARAQRAAAAAAGSSSSRGTSSVGGTSTPSPARSFSEDFSPASSRSQSVSPIKLSSESPASEGTVTLSQTSPSSGFTGLTDPGFVQDFSASHGFLKENRSLMGSQTTQCMLNPTGKFQHNLISPGGTLAPLSHTGNVTVSNTIAQNQRPQQTPFSGALVTKPSSSIPANNPLVTQLLQGKEVPLEKILPKPLAKVEVQSMAISARDQGNLSTTTAATNQDDISKFGNQIPFGSSVMQVRSMDKLVKAGTQDQILHPLRLKCEQKHTDSNCQPSQFPSCQLGHLESSLDQRVHLGIFGRKRVSKPAMTGHYLLNVSTYGRVSESSKRPHLASNTSSALANLKTEKIETEESLKGKTESLAGSHTTSQGHLNFPRVKVEQQGCFINKSDDDLEAQPCSDIKSESPSLSCSSSKEEGSTSTRTKETCSRTPLDMCSNIQDKAERYQLSDSHQHVFLSQKAHNGPQYGGTISMSVPHALNHSKADTPTSPTVSCSGDGETAARGMMSFSVTVTAIPAGHLLDQSSQGETSPEQAYMETSGMEDVQSKCYCRLKAMIMCKGCGAFCHDDCIGPSKLCVSCLVVR from the exons ATGCACTCTAACAGAGGGAATTCATGCAGAATAAAGTACT TGCCAGCAAAACTGCAGTCTCAGCCATCCTCCCCACAGTCTCGCTGTTCGTCTCCATCAGTCTCCAGCAGCAAACTCATGTCCCCATCACAGAAACACAGCAAGAAGGCCCTCAAACAG GCActgaaacagcagcagcagaggAACCAACGTCGGCAATGTGGAATCCCCAATGCTTCAAGCCCACGGCTGCTCCTCAAGACTGTCAAAGATATGGCTCGTGACTCCTCTAAAACCT CCTGGGAGATGAAACAGACAGAGCGCTGCCCTGCCAGTCCACAGAACTCTACCTCCAGCTCGTCCTCCTCTGTCAAAGCAGATGTGTGCCACCCGACTGGTGCCCGAAAGGTTACTCAGCGCTCCAGCCGGCTCAGTGCTA GACAACTGAGACGTACCAGGTGTGAGATAGATGTTGAGACACCAGATTCCATCCTTGTCAACACCAACTTGCGAGCACTAATCAACAAGCACACATTCTCACTGTTGCCTACAGACTGTCAACAGAAGCTTCTTAAGATGCTGCCAGAGGTTGACCAGCAG GCTAGTATGGATGGGGCTTTGAAGGTGACCAGCTCTGCCTTGAACAATGAATTCTTTACATCAGCAGCACAATCTTGGAAGGAGAGGTTGTCAGAGG GTGAGTTTACTCCAGAGTTGAGACTGAGAATGCGGCAAGAAATTGAGAAGGAAAAGAAGGTGGAACTTTGGAAAGAGCATTTCTTTGAGAGCTACTATGGTGAACA TTCTGGACTGAGTATAGATGAATCCAAAGAGCTGACGGAAGCCATGGACATTCCTGAACCAGCTACAAGCTCAGTCCTATCAGAAAAGCCAGAGATTGTCAAAGAGACTCAGAAGATAAACCTGGTAACAGAGGTCATCCACATGGAGTTGAGATCCAGAGATGTGAAATCAACAGTAACACATGCCCCCCCTGAAGAGCCAGTCAAACCTCCTTCTTCAGTGCAATCCCATTTATCCTTAAACACAAGGAAGGATACACAGGAAGAATTGACTCTAGAGTCCTCTGTTCAAAAAGCAGTGGATCATAAACCTGTCAGTGAGAAAAAACTGGAGAATGAGATCACATGTAAGACCCCGGTATCTCCTATTGAAGCGATAGTCACCTGTTTGAAAGAAAAGGAAACACAGACCACTAAAGAGGAAAGTCCCATGGGAAAGGCTGGACCGATAACGGAGAGCAATAAGGCTGGATCTCCAATAACTGCTGTCACATCTGAGCCTCTGAAGAGAAAATTATCTGCTGAACTGGATACAGAGCTCAGAACAGAGAAGAAGCCCCGTGTCTCTTTATCAGAAATGTCATCCACTGTGACAGCTAAAGAAAAGTTAGAACAGAGAGTACCTCCTCTCAAA ATCCCAGTGTCAAGAATTCTCTCTGCCCCTGCCTCTATGGAGCAGGTATCTCCAAGGACTCCTGTTCCCTTAACACCCCCTAGTATTCGTCCCGGTCGCACCGGTGCACGTACTCTAGCTGACATCAAGGCAAAAGCCCAGTTAGCACGCGCACAGCGTGCTGCTGCAGCAGCAGCCGGGTCATCTTCCTCAAGAGGAACCAGCTCAGTTGGAGGTACCTCAACACCCTCTCCAGCTCGGTCCTTTTCAGAAGATTTTTCACCAGCAAGCAGCAGAAGTCAATCTGTTTCGCCTATAAAGCTAAGCTCCGAATCTCCGGCCTCTGAAGGCACAGTGACTCTTTCACAAACCTCTCCTTCCTCAGGTTTTACTGGACTCACAGACCCTGGTTTTGTACAAGACTTCAGTGCAAGCCAtggttttttaaaagaaaatcgCTCTTTGATGGGGTCCCAAACCACTCAGTGCATGTTGAACCCAACAGGCAAGTTTCAACATAACCTCATAAGTCCTGGAGGGACGCTAGCACCTTTAAGTCATACAGGAAACGTGACCGTCTCAAACACAATTGCACAAAACCAGAGACCACAGCAGACACCTTTTTCAGGAGCATTAGTGACCAAGCCTAGCTCTTCAATCCCAGCAAACAATCCTCTGGTCACTCAGCTTCTTCAAGGCAAAGAGGTTCCATTAGAAAAGATCCTCCCAAAGCCACTAGCCAAGGTGGAGGTTCAGTCTATGGCTATTTCAGCCAGAGATCAAGGGAACCTTAGTACCACTACTGCTGCAACAAACCAAGATGATATCAGCAAATTTGGGAATCAAATTCCTTTTGGCTCATCTGTGATGCAAGTCAGAAGTATGGACAAGTTGGTCAAAGCTGGCACTCAGGACCAGATTCTCCATCCACTAAGGCTCAAATGTGAGCAGAAGCACACCGATTCAAACTGTCAACCCTCTCAATTTCCATCTTGTCAGTTAGGTCACCTTGAAAGCAGCCTGGACCAAAGAGTCCATCTAGGAATTTTTGGACGGAAGAGGGTATCTAAGCCAGCTATGACAGGACACTACCTCCTCAATGTCTCCACATACGGTAGAGTATCCGAGAGCAGCAAACGGCCGCACCTAGCTAGTAATACAAGCTCTGCCCTTGCCAACCTGAAGACAGAGAAAATTGAAACAGAGGAGAGTTTAAAAGGGAAGACAGAATCACTTGCAGGGTCTCATACCACCTCTCAAGGACATCTGAATTTCCCAAGGGTCAAAGTGGAACAGCAGGGATGTTTCATCAACAAATCAGATGATGATTTGGAAGCCCAACCCTGTtctgatataaagtctgaatctcCATCACTAAGCTGTTCATCCAGCAAAGAAGAAGGCAGCACTTCTACTAGAACCAAAGAAACATGCTCAAGAACACCACTTGATATGTGCAGCAATATACAGGATAAAGCAGAGCGATATCAGTTAAGTGACAGTCACCAACACGTGTTTTTGTCTCAGAAAGCCCATAATGGACCTCAGTATGGTGGCACTATCAGCATGTCTGTGCCTCATGCACTGAACCACAGCAAGGCTGACACTCCAACTTCTCCTACTGTGTCCTGCAGTGGTGATGGTGAAACGGCTGCTAGAGGTATGATGTCTTTTTCCGTCACTGTCACTGCCATACCTGCAGGTCACCTGCTGGATCAGAGCAGTCAGGGTGAAACCTCACCTGAGCAAGCCTACATGGAAACCTCTGGGATGGAGGACGTCCAGTCAAAGTGCTACTGTCGGCTCAAGGCCATGATTATGTGCAAGGGATGTGGCGCATTCTGTCATGATGATTGCATTGGTCCATCCAAACTATGCGTCTCATGTTTGGTGGTACGATAG
- the asxl2 gene encoding putative Polycomb group protein ASXL2 isoform X2, with translation MHSNRGNSCRIKYYVQICIAFQSFSVPAKLQSQPSSPQSRCSSPSVSSSKLMSPSQKHSKKALKQALKQQQQRNQRRQCGIPNASSPRLLLKTVKDMARDSSKTSWEMKQTERCPASPQNSTSSSSSSVKADVCHPTGARKVTQRSSRLSARQLRRTRCEIDVETPDSILVNTNLRALINKHTFSLLPTDCQQKLLKMLPEVDQQASMDGALKVTSSALNNEFFTSAAQSWKERLSEGEFTPELRLRMRQEIEKEKKVELWKEHFFESYYGEHSGLSIDESKELTEAMDIPEPATSSVLSEKPEIVKETQKINLVTEVIHMELRSRDVKSTVTHAPPEEPVKPPSSVQSHLSLNTRKDTQEELTLESSVQKAVDHKPVSEKKLENEITCKTPVSPIEAIVTCLKEKETQTTKEESPMGKAGPITESNKAGSPITAVTSEPLKRKLSAELDTELRTEKKPRVSLSEMSSTVTAKEKLEQRVPPLKIPVSRILSAPASMEQVSPRTPVPLTPPSIRPGRTGARTLADIKAKAQLARAQRAAAAAAGSSSSRGTSSVGGTSTPSPARSFSEDFSPASSRSQSVSPIKLSSESPASEGTVTLSQTSPSSGFTGLTDPGFVQDFSASHGFLKENRSLMGSQTTQCMLNPTGKFQHNLISPGGTLAPLSHTGNVTVSNTIAQNQRPQQTPFSGALVTKPSSSIPANNPLVTQLLQGKEVPLEKILPKPLAKVEVQSMAISARDQGNLSTTTAATNQDDISKFGNQIPFGSSVMQVRSMDKLVKAGTQDQILHPLRLKCEQKHTDSNCQPSQFPSCQLGHLESSLDQRVHLGIFGRKRVSKPAMTGHYLLNVSTYGRVSESSKRPHLASNTSSALANLKTEKIETEESLKGKTESLAGSHTTSQGHLNFPRVKVEQQGCFINKSDDDLEAQPCSDIKSESPSLSCSSSKEEGSTSTRTKETCSRTPLDMCSNIQDKAERYQLSDSHQHVFLSQKAHNGPQYGGTISMSVPHALNHSKADTPTSPTVSCSGDGETAARGMMSFSVTVTAIPAGHLLDQSSQGETSPEQAYMETSGMEDVQSKCYCRLKAMIMCKGCGAFCHDDCIGPSKLCVSCLVVR, from the exons ATGCACTCTAACAGAGGGAATTCATGCAGAATAAAGTACT ATGTCCAAATATGTATTGCTTTCCAATCATTCTCAGTGCCAGCAAAACTGCAGTCTCAGCCATCCTCCCCACAGTCTCGCTGTTCGTCTCCATCAGTCTCCAGCAGCAAACTCATGTCCCCATCACAGAAACACAGCAAGAAGGCCCTCAAACAG GCActgaaacagcagcagcagaggAACCAACGTCGGCAATGTGGAATCCCCAATGCTTCAAGCCCACGGCTGCTCCTCAAGACTGTCAAAGATATGGCTCGTGACTCCTCTAAAACCT CCTGGGAGATGAAACAGACAGAGCGCTGCCCTGCCAGTCCACAGAACTCTACCTCCAGCTCGTCCTCCTCTGTCAAAGCAGATGTGTGCCACCCGACTGGTGCCCGAAAGGTTACTCAGCGCTCCAGCCGGCTCAGTGCTA GACAACTGAGACGTACCAGGTGTGAGATAGATGTTGAGACACCAGATTCCATCCTTGTCAACACCAACTTGCGAGCACTAATCAACAAGCACACATTCTCACTGTTGCCTACAGACTGTCAACAGAAGCTTCTTAAGATGCTGCCAGAGGTTGACCAGCAG GCTAGTATGGATGGGGCTTTGAAGGTGACCAGCTCTGCCTTGAACAATGAATTCTTTACATCAGCAGCACAATCTTGGAAGGAGAGGTTGTCAGAGG GTGAGTTTACTCCAGAGTTGAGACTGAGAATGCGGCAAGAAATTGAGAAGGAAAAGAAGGTGGAACTTTGGAAAGAGCATTTCTTTGAGAGCTACTATGGTGAACA TTCTGGACTGAGTATAGATGAATCCAAAGAGCTGACGGAAGCCATGGACATTCCTGAACCAGCTACAAGCTCAGTCCTATCAGAAAAGCCAGAGATTGTCAAAGAGACTCAGAAGATAAACCTGGTAACAGAGGTCATCCACATGGAGTTGAGATCCAGAGATGTGAAATCAACAGTAACACATGCCCCCCCTGAAGAGCCAGTCAAACCTCCTTCTTCAGTGCAATCCCATTTATCCTTAAACACAAGGAAGGATACACAGGAAGAATTGACTCTAGAGTCCTCTGTTCAAAAAGCAGTGGATCATAAACCTGTCAGTGAGAAAAAACTGGAGAATGAGATCACATGTAAGACCCCGGTATCTCCTATTGAAGCGATAGTCACCTGTTTGAAAGAAAAGGAAACACAGACCACTAAAGAGGAAAGTCCCATGGGAAAGGCTGGACCGATAACGGAGAGCAATAAGGCTGGATCTCCAATAACTGCTGTCACATCTGAGCCTCTGAAGAGAAAATTATCTGCTGAACTGGATACAGAGCTCAGAACAGAGAAGAAGCCCCGTGTCTCTTTATCAGAAATGTCATCCACTGTGACAGCTAAAGAAAAGTTAGAACAGAGAGTACCTCCTCTCAAA ATCCCAGTGTCAAGAATTCTCTCTGCCCCTGCCTCTATGGAGCAGGTATCTCCAAGGACTCCTGTTCCCTTAACACCCCCTAGTATTCGTCCCGGTCGCACCGGTGCACGTACTCTAGCTGACATCAAGGCAAAAGCCCAGTTAGCACGCGCACAGCGTGCTGCTGCAGCAGCAGCCGGGTCATCTTCCTCAAGAGGAACCAGCTCAGTTGGAGGTACCTCAACACCCTCTCCAGCTCGGTCCTTTTCAGAAGATTTTTCACCAGCAAGCAGCAGAAGTCAATCTGTTTCGCCTATAAAGCTAAGCTCCGAATCTCCGGCCTCTGAAGGCACAGTGACTCTTTCACAAACCTCTCCTTCCTCAGGTTTTACTGGACTCACAGACCCTGGTTTTGTACAAGACTTCAGTGCAAGCCAtggttttttaaaagaaaatcgCTCTTTGATGGGGTCCCAAACCACTCAGTGCATGTTGAACCCAACAGGCAAGTTTCAACATAACCTCATAAGTCCTGGAGGGACGCTAGCACCTTTAAGTCATACAGGAAACGTGACCGTCTCAAACACAATTGCACAAAACCAGAGACCACAGCAGACACCTTTTTCAGGAGCATTAGTGACCAAGCCTAGCTCTTCAATCCCAGCAAACAATCCTCTGGTCACTCAGCTTCTTCAAGGCAAAGAGGTTCCATTAGAAAAGATCCTCCCAAAGCCACTAGCCAAGGTGGAGGTTCAGTCTATGGCTATTTCAGCCAGAGATCAAGGGAACCTTAGTACCACTACTGCTGCAACAAACCAAGATGATATCAGCAAATTTGGGAATCAAATTCCTTTTGGCTCATCTGTGATGCAAGTCAGAAGTATGGACAAGTTGGTCAAAGCTGGCACTCAGGACCAGATTCTCCATCCACTAAGGCTCAAATGTGAGCAGAAGCACACCGATTCAAACTGTCAACCCTCTCAATTTCCATCTTGTCAGTTAGGTCACCTTGAAAGCAGCCTGGACCAAAGAGTCCATCTAGGAATTTTTGGACGGAAGAGGGTATCTAAGCCAGCTATGACAGGACACTACCTCCTCAATGTCTCCACATACGGTAGAGTATCCGAGAGCAGCAAACGGCCGCACCTAGCTAGTAATACAAGCTCTGCCCTTGCCAACCTGAAGACAGAGAAAATTGAAACAGAGGAGAGTTTAAAAGGGAAGACAGAATCACTTGCAGGGTCTCATACCACCTCTCAAGGACATCTGAATTTCCCAAGGGTCAAAGTGGAACAGCAGGGATGTTTCATCAACAAATCAGATGATGATTTGGAAGCCCAACCCTGTtctgatataaagtctgaatctcCATCACTAAGCTGTTCATCCAGCAAAGAAGAAGGCAGCACTTCTACTAGAACCAAAGAAACATGCTCAAGAACACCACTTGATATGTGCAGCAATATACAGGATAAAGCAGAGCGATATCAGTTAAGTGACAGTCACCAACACGTGTTTTTGTCTCAGAAAGCCCATAATGGACCTCAGTATGGTGGCACTATCAGCATGTCTGTGCCTCATGCACTGAACCACAGCAAGGCTGACACTCCAACTTCTCCTACTGTGTCCTGCAGTGGTGATGGTGAAACGGCTGCTAGAGGTATGATGTCTTTTTCCGTCACTGTCACTGCCATACCTGCAGGTCACCTGCTGGATCAGAGCAGTCAGGGTGAAACCTCACCTGAGCAAGCCTACATGGAAACCTCTGGGATGGAGGACGTCCAGTCAAAGTGCTACTGTCGGCTCAAGGCCATGATTATGTGCAAGGGATGTGGCGCATTCTGTCATGATGATTGCATTGGTCCATCCAAACTATGCGTCTCATGTTTGGTGGTACGATAG
- the asxl2 gene encoding putative Polycomb group protein ASXL2 isoform X1, which produces MREKPKKKKGRTWAEAAKTVLEKYPNTPMSHKEILQVIQRERLKEISGTSPLACLNAMLHTNSRGEEGIFYKVPGRMGVYTLKKDIGDVAKELSEEASEDSSDSMSDTRCTENTSTTTYNKDGRRGRWTRRVPAKLQSQPSSPQSRCSSPSVSSSKLMSPSQKHSKKALKQALKQQQQRNQRRQCGIPNASSPRLLLKTVKDMARDSSKTSWEMKQTERCPASPQNSTSSSSSSVKADVCHPTGARKVTQRSSRLSARQLRRTRCEIDVETPDSILVNTNLRALINKHTFSLLPTDCQQKLLKMLPEVDQQASMDGALKVTSSALNNEFFTSAAQSWKERLSEGEFTPELRLRMRQEIEKEKKVELWKEHFFESYYGEHSGLSIDESKELTEAMDIPEPATSSVLSEKPEIVKETQKINLVTEVIHMELRSRDVKSTVTHAPPEEPVKPPSSVQSHLSLNTRKDTQEELTLESSVQKAVDHKPVSEKKLENEITCKTPVSPIEAIVTCLKEKETQTTKEESPMGKAGPITESNKAGSPITAVTSEPLKRKLSAELDTELRTEKKPRVSLSEMSSTVTAKEKLEQRVPPLKIPVSRILSAPASMEQVSPRTPVPLTPPSIRPGRTGARTLADIKAKAQLARAQRAAAAAAGSSSSRGTSSVGGTSTPSPARSFSEDFSPASSRSQSVSPIKLSSESPASEGTVTLSQTSPSSGFTGLTDPGFVQDFSASHGFLKENRSLMGSQTTQCMLNPTGKFQHNLISPGGTLAPLSHTGNVTVSNTIAQNQRPQQTPFSGALVTKPSSSIPANNPLVTQLLQGKEVPLEKILPKPLAKVEVQSMAISARDQGNLSTTTAATNQDDISKFGNQIPFGSSVMQVRSMDKLVKAGTQDQILHPLRLKCEQKHTDSNCQPSQFPSCQLGHLESSLDQRVHLGIFGRKRVSKPAMTGHYLLNVSTYGRVSESSKRPHLASNTSSALANLKTEKIETEESLKGKTESLAGSHTTSQGHLNFPRVKVEQQGCFINKSDDDLEAQPCSDIKSESPSLSCSSSKEEGSTSTRTKETCSRTPLDMCSNIQDKAERYQLSDSHQHVFLSQKAHNGPQYGGTISMSVPHALNHSKADTPTSPTVSCSGDGETAARGMMSFSVTVTAIPAGHLLDQSSQGETSPEQAYMETSGMEDVQSKCYCRLKAMIMCKGCGAFCHDDCIGPSKLCVSCLVVR; this is translated from the exons AAGGACATTGGAGATGTGGCGAAGGAACTGTCAGAAGAGGCTTCAGAGGACAGCAGTGATAGCATGTCTGATACCCGATGCACAGAAAATACCAGCACCACTACCTACAACAAAGATGGACGCAGAGGAAGGTGGACAAGGAGAG TGCCAGCAAAACTGCAGTCTCAGCCATCCTCCCCACAGTCTCGCTGTTCGTCTCCATCAGTCTCCAGCAGCAAACTCATGTCCCCATCACAGAAACACAGCAAGAAGGCCCTCAAACAG GCActgaaacagcagcagcagaggAACCAACGTCGGCAATGTGGAATCCCCAATGCTTCAAGCCCACGGCTGCTCCTCAAGACTGTCAAAGATATGGCTCGTGACTCCTCTAAAACCT CCTGGGAGATGAAACAGACAGAGCGCTGCCCTGCCAGTCCACAGAACTCTACCTCCAGCTCGTCCTCCTCTGTCAAAGCAGATGTGTGCCACCCGACTGGTGCCCGAAAGGTTACTCAGCGCTCCAGCCGGCTCAGTGCTA GACAACTGAGACGTACCAGGTGTGAGATAGATGTTGAGACACCAGATTCCATCCTTGTCAACACCAACTTGCGAGCACTAATCAACAAGCACACATTCTCACTGTTGCCTACAGACTGTCAACAGAAGCTTCTTAAGATGCTGCCAGAGGTTGACCAGCAG GCTAGTATGGATGGGGCTTTGAAGGTGACCAGCTCTGCCTTGAACAATGAATTCTTTACATCAGCAGCACAATCTTGGAAGGAGAGGTTGTCAGAGG GTGAGTTTACTCCAGAGTTGAGACTGAGAATGCGGCAAGAAATTGAGAAGGAAAAGAAGGTGGAACTTTGGAAAGAGCATTTCTTTGAGAGCTACTATGGTGAACA TTCTGGACTGAGTATAGATGAATCCAAAGAGCTGACGGAAGCCATGGACATTCCTGAACCAGCTACAAGCTCAGTCCTATCAGAAAAGCCAGAGATTGTCAAAGAGACTCAGAAGATAAACCTGGTAACAGAGGTCATCCACATGGAGTTGAGATCCAGAGATGTGAAATCAACAGTAACACATGCCCCCCCTGAAGAGCCAGTCAAACCTCCTTCTTCAGTGCAATCCCATTTATCCTTAAACACAAGGAAGGATACACAGGAAGAATTGACTCTAGAGTCCTCTGTTCAAAAAGCAGTGGATCATAAACCTGTCAGTGAGAAAAAACTGGAGAATGAGATCACATGTAAGACCCCGGTATCTCCTATTGAAGCGATAGTCACCTGTTTGAAAGAAAAGGAAACACAGACCACTAAAGAGGAAAGTCCCATGGGAAAGGCTGGACCGATAACGGAGAGCAATAAGGCTGGATCTCCAATAACTGCTGTCACATCTGAGCCTCTGAAGAGAAAATTATCTGCTGAACTGGATACAGAGCTCAGAACAGAGAAGAAGCCCCGTGTCTCTTTATCAGAAATGTCATCCACTGTGACAGCTAAAGAAAAGTTAGAACAGAGAGTACCTCCTCTCAAA ATCCCAGTGTCAAGAATTCTCTCTGCCCCTGCCTCTATGGAGCAGGTATCTCCAAGGACTCCTGTTCCCTTAACACCCCCTAGTATTCGTCCCGGTCGCACCGGTGCACGTACTCTAGCTGACATCAAGGCAAAAGCCCAGTTAGCACGCGCACAGCGTGCTGCTGCAGCAGCAGCCGGGTCATCTTCCTCAAGAGGAACCAGCTCAGTTGGAGGTACCTCAACACCCTCTCCAGCTCGGTCCTTTTCAGAAGATTTTTCACCAGCAAGCAGCAGAAGTCAATCTGTTTCGCCTATAAAGCTAAGCTCCGAATCTCCGGCCTCTGAAGGCACAGTGACTCTTTCACAAACCTCTCCTTCCTCAGGTTTTACTGGACTCACAGACCCTGGTTTTGTACAAGACTTCAGTGCAAGCCAtggttttttaaaagaaaatcgCTCTTTGATGGGGTCCCAAACCACTCAGTGCATGTTGAACCCAACAGGCAAGTTTCAACATAACCTCATAAGTCCTGGAGGGACGCTAGCACCTTTAAGTCATACAGGAAACGTGACCGTCTCAAACACAATTGCACAAAACCAGAGACCACAGCAGACACCTTTTTCAGGAGCATTAGTGACCAAGCCTAGCTCTTCAATCCCAGCAAACAATCCTCTGGTCACTCAGCTTCTTCAAGGCAAAGAGGTTCCATTAGAAAAGATCCTCCCAAAGCCACTAGCCAAGGTGGAGGTTCAGTCTATGGCTATTTCAGCCAGAGATCAAGGGAACCTTAGTACCACTACTGCTGCAACAAACCAAGATGATATCAGCAAATTTGGGAATCAAATTCCTTTTGGCTCATCTGTGATGCAAGTCAGAAGTATGGACAAGTTGGTCAAAGCTGGCACTCAGGACCAGATTCTCCATCCACTAAGGCTCAAATGTGAGCAGAAGCACACCGATTCAAACTGTCAACCCTCTCAATTTCCATCTTGTCAGTTAGGTCACCTTGAAAGCAGCCTGGACCAAAGAGTCCATCTAGGAATTTTTGGACGGAAGAGGGTATCTAAGCCAGCTATGACAGGACACTACCTCCTCAATGTCTCCACATACGGTAGAGTATCCGAGAGCAGCAAACGGCCGCACCTAGCTAGTAATACAAGCTCTGCCCTTGCCAACCTGAAGACAGAGAAAATTGAAACAGAGGAGAGTTTAAAAGGGAAGACAGAATCACTTGCAGGGTCTCATACCACCTCTCAAGGACATCTGAATTTCCCAAGGGTCAAAGTGGAACAGCAGGGATGTTTCATCAACAAATCAGATGATGATTTGGAAGCCCAACCCTGTtctgatataaagtctgaatctcCATCACTAAGCTGTTCATCCAGCAAAGAAGAAGGCAGCACTTCTACTAGAACCAAAGAAACATGCTCAAGAACACCACTTGATATGTGCAGCAATATACAGGATAAAGCAGAGCGATATCAGTTAAGTGACAGTCACCAACACGTGTTTTTGTCTCAGAAAGCCCATAATGGACCTCAGTATGGTGGCACTATCAGCATGTCTGTGCCTCATGCACTGAACCACAGCAAGGCTGACACTCCAACTTCTCCTACTGTGTCCTGCAGTGGTGATGGTGAAACGGCTGCTAGAGGTATGATGTCTTTTTCCGTCACTGTCACTGCCATACCTGCAGGTCACCTGCTGGATCAGAGCAGTCAGGGTGAAACCTCACCTGAGCAAGCCTACATGGAAACCTCTGGGATGGAGGACGTCCAGTCAAAGTGCTACTGTCGGCTCAAGGCCATGATTATGTGCAAGGGATGTGGCGCATTCTGTCATGATGATTGCATTGGTCCATCCAAACTATGCGTCTCATGTTTGGTGGTACGATAG